In Antennarius striatus isolate MH-2024 chromosome 8, ASM4005453v1, whole genome shotgun sequence, a single window of DNA contains:
- the LOC137600337 gene encoding phospholipid phosphatase-related protein type 5-like, with the protein MIGGHLPSQRRVRKSLPEDKGLQKTSTYIVPCFLLVELVIMAGIVLLAYYFEYTDTFPVHIQGFFCYDKAYSKPYPGPEDNSKAPPVLVYSLVTAIPTVTILIGEVTGFFVKAEGGQEKTIVTADCCYFNPLLRRIVRFLGVYSFGLFTTTIFANAGQVVTGHQTPHFLSACKPNYTALGCQSPLQYITEQQVCTGNPYLVASARKSFPSKDAALSFYSAIYTVMYVTLVFKTKGTRLTKPTLCLVLLSLAVLVGVIRVTEHRNHWNDVLAGFVTGGAIATFLVSCVINNFQPTQIAEPNAPTPQRPEPPVGLPLLSLPRVESPLEKLQGYHILRSHDHQPIPSPIPPDVLLPSRCCLTSAV; encoded by the exons cTGGTCATCATGGCAGGAATCGTTCTGTTGGCATACTACTTTGAGTACACGGACACGTTCCCCGTGCACATCCAGGGCTTCTTCTGCTACGACAAAGCTTACTCTAAGCCATACCCAGGACCGGAGGACAACAGCAAGGCGCCGCCTGTCCTCGTCTACTCCCTCGTCACCGCCATCCCAACTGTGACG aTTCTGATCGGGGAAGTGACCGGTTTTTTTGTGAAAGCTGAGGGAGGTCAGGAGAAGACCATAGTGACCGCTGACTGCTGTTATTTCAACCCCCTCCTCCGTAGGATCGTACGTTTTCTGG gtGTCTACTCGTTCGGCCTCTTCACCACCACCATCTTTGCCAATGCGGGTCAAGTGGTGACAGGACACCAGAcgcctcatttcctgtctgcctgCAAACCAAACTACACAGCACTGGGATGTCAATCACCGCTACAGTACATCACGGAGCAACAAGTCTGCACAGGAAACCCATACCTGGTGGCATCTGCACGCAAATCCTTCCCCTCCAAAGATGCGGCACTCAGTTTTTATTCAGCCATTTACACAGTG ATGTATGTGACTCTGGTGTTCAAGACCAAAGGTACCCGTCTGACCAAGCCCACGTTGTGCCTGGTGCTGCTGTCTCTGGCCGTGCTAGTAGGGGTGATAAGGGTGACCGAACACAGAAACCACTGGAATGATGTCCTGGCTGGGTTCGTGACTGGAGGGGCCATTGCTACCTTTCTG GTTTCATGTGTGATCAACAATTTCCAACCGACCCAGATCGCAGAACCAAATGCTCCAACTCCCCAGCGCCCAGAACCCCCCGTGGGACTGCCTCTTCTCAGCCTGCCCCGTGTGGAGAGTCCACTCGAAAA GCTCCAGGGCTACCATATTCTGAGATCACATGACCATCAGCCAATCCCATCCCCCATCCCTCCAGATGTGCTCCTCCCATCACGGTGTTGCCTCACCAGCGCAGTCTAG